The genomic segment TTGCCGTCGCGGGGGAGCTGTACGCTTGAGAGACACAGAGACGGTCTAATCGGGAATCTCCACCTCTAGACCTTCTCGAGCAGGCTCCAGAGTCAGGATGTAGATCCCGCAAGGCGTCCACCAACTCAAAGGGGCCGATTAACTCATTCAGCTTCTTTGCCGACGCTGTGTCGCGCTGGAGACTGCAGAGGTTCCCCACCTCGAAGGTACATTTGAAGTCCCCACCCCCAGGATCCATGGAGCTCAGTAGAGTGGACAGCTGACGGAATAGGGAACAGGCGCGTCTGCATCACCGCGCCCCTCAGGGCATACACGTTGATGAAATGCAGAGGTTCACCATTCAGGCGCACAGCCAGATGGAGCAGGCGGCCGGGCTCGACATCCTGAGCTTTTACCATTTCCGGCTGGAAGGTCGAGGCCAACAGGATCGCCACCCCGCTAGAGCTGGAGCTGAGGAGGCTCATGTATACCCCTccctgccactccaggagccaagcGGACTCGACCCCCGGGGTGTTATGGGTTCCCTACAGGTCATCCACCACATATCTCCCATCGCTGAAGACTGCGAGATTGTTTTCTCTGCGGAGAGAACCATTGCTACCATTAAAATTTAGACCAGCTACAGTGAGCTTCATGTCGGGAGTACACTAGGCCTCAGCACCAGTACCCTTCCCAGTGAGAGCGGAGGCGCCCTCAACCACACTATCCCgaaaaaaaaagcaagaatgctgtttgctttccaGCCCGAGCGGTGCCAGcgtcaccctgtgacccaccatctCCCGAAGGAGCAAGGCTGCTTTCcaccctgatgtccctcaccaggtcatccaggaaggatttcagctgccgcctgtcattccccgacacagcattcctcttccccttccccttctgtcTGAGGATGACCcgcagggacttcaccagcctcggcacgctaggccagcgaagcgaggctagtttaggccgatgctttgcaccctCAGAGGTGAGAATGAACTCTCCCATTTCCTCCACAGGTATCAATGGGGATTTCTCTggaggggtgaggatgtccattgtctcACTCCGCCGCCTCACTACAAATAGATTCCGCCGTCTTCATCCCCGTGTGTTCGAATAGACGGCTGCACTTGTAACCCACACTGCACAGCGGGTACCTCACTCATACCTTCCCGCTCCACCGGCGTatcagtcttatccacagttaCGACAATGGAGGGATCATCCCCAGGGTCTCCTTGCTAGTCGTTATTTGATGGAGTCGGCATGCAGAGTATATCACCCTCCTCAGGAGGCAGGTATGAGGTGGATCTCAGGTCCTAGGGATCCACCGGCAGCCCGATTATGAGAGTgagagagcttggtctcctctCTGCTCTTACTGTTTAATACACTTGCCCCCAGGGAATCGCTTACtactaagtcctgggtggagggcttCAGGGCTGTCTCGATTGCGCAAAAGCTGCGGAGGCTCATGTAGACCGCTCTCTGTCACTCCAGGAGCCAAGCAGACTCGTCTCCCGGGGTGGTATGTTTTCCCTACAGGAAATTCACAACATATTTCccatccctgaacactgccagagtgTTTTATCTTCGGAGAGAACCCCAGCTACCATTAAAATTTAGCCTAGCTACAGTGAGTGTCATGTCGGGAGTAGACTAGGCCTCAGCACCAGTACCCTTCCCACTGAGAGCGGTGTCACCCTCAGCCGCGCTATCCCgaagaaaaccaagaatattCTTCGCTTTCCGGGACCGACTGCTACCATCactaccctgtgacccaccatctcccgaaggagcgaggctgctttccactctgatgtccctcaccaggtcatccagggAGGATTTCGGCTGTCGTCTGTCATTCCCCGACACagcattcctcttccccttccccttccgtccGACGATGACTCAcagggacttcaccagcctcggcaTGCTAGGACAGCGAAGCGAGGTtagtttaggccgatgctttgcaccctCAGAGGTGAGAATGAATTCTCTGATCTCCTCCACATATATCAATGGGGATTtctcaggaggggtgaggatTTCTATTATCTCGCTATCAAAAGagtctccctccaacccctcactgcagatagttcccccatcttcctcctcatgtGTTCTAATAGACGGCTGCACTTGTGACCCACACTGCGCAGCGGGCACCTCCCTCATACCTTCCCGCTCCACCGTcgcatcagtcttatccacagttacgacgatggagggaaaatccccagggactccctgcaggccattagttgATGGGGTCGGCATGCAGGTTATATCATCCTCCCCAGGAGAGAAGTATGAAGGGGACCCCAGCACCTCTGATCCAAGGGATTCACCGgcagcctgatgctgacagtgagagagcttggtctcctctccgctcatactgtttaatacacttgcctccagggaggcgcttactgctaagtcctgggtggagggctccTGGTCTGTTTTAGTTGTGCCAACAGGCCCAGTACTAGCTTCCTGCACAACCACACCACCtaccacaggactggtggctacatCTGGAGATTCAGGGTTAGACCCAACCTCTACCCGGATTCCCACCCTTTCCTGGGAATCCCCCGCATCTACATTCCCTACCCTCTTGGGGGAAGATACCCTTCACTTCAAGCGGGAGGCGCACACAGGTACAGGATTCACCAATGGGGCGGTACTCTCCGCTTCCAACTGCGCACTTCCCCGAGCCTCCCGCTCCACTTCAGGGCAAATAGGCGGGAGCTCTGCTGTCTCGGGGGCCGACTTCTTCATGTGTTTGGATTTCTTCTTTGCTTTCTTTCTCAGCACAAGCTCCTCCCCGTCCCTCGCCTGAACCTCCCTGTACGTAGCCTCAGGATCACCCGCCTGAACCACGGAGCAGGAGCAGGGACTgaaacagacgtaggaataggagCAGGAAGCAGGAGTCGGCTCAGGTGCAGGCACAGGAATAGGATCGGGGCAGAGGTAGCTGGGGCATTGGTGCCCGAAGTGGACACCCTAGGGTTTCGGGTGTTAGGACagtccctccgaaagtgccccacctccccgcACGCTTGGCACCGTGGGTGCTGAAAGTTCCAATACACCTGATAGTCTACCCCCCTCAATAACCCGGACAGTAAACCGGCCCTCAACGTCGTCCTCCATTTCCAGCTGCATGAACACCTGATGCCGGAAAGAGATTACGTTACGGAGGGTGTGTCTTTTAAATTTGTGTCTGATGTCTGTTATCTCTGACCTTACTTGTCCCAGGAAGCAGGACCtcgttggggatgaaaggctCAACGTGTCCGAAGACAATTCGCTGCGTGGAAATGTCACCAGCTCCATCTTTAAAAGGATGTTTTCCACCGTGATCCCCCCAACTAAGATCCCGGTGTACTAACTCATCATTCTCTagaatcaggggtgtcaaactcatttcaggtcacgggccggattgagcaaaatgcagcttcatgcgggccggatcagtcggacgcgtgcgaacgcagctttcgttgcctccgttttttcagcctgctctcatgtgtctcagtctctgctataactacaaagtgtttcactttacaaattccgtttcttatgaagaagactgccgaataaacactaaaaaccctgaaaacctggtacctgaaaaaactcagcattagccatatcatacgccataggcgcttcgattactggggccagcgttaatagtaattagatattatctcgcgggccaaagataattccaccgcgggccggatttggcctgcgggccttgagtttgacatatatgctctagataAAACACTGCCTACCCGAACTCATTCTCTGTGGCCAAAATACCACCTTTCCCAAACAAGTCCTCCATAGCCGCCACATATTTTTTGCAGAGTGGTTCTAAGATTCAAAATACACTGCACCCGCGTTCTCCTTTCACCGACCAAAACAGAGCGTTGTCCGAGGCTGGAGATGCAGCCGCCTTTGTCGAACTCCCCGAAGGCCTGGAACTCCGTGGAGAACGGCCCGGCATGTATATGTCCAAATCTATAGATATGCGGATGTGCCGGTTATAAGTCCTGGAACGAGTTGAGTAACTGGCCGGAAAAGTTTGTACTCGGCAGTACCTTGTTGGCTCGGcgccagaaattccaacgccaGGAAAGGCTCTGTCGGTCCTGCAAACCTTCCAGGCCGTGAGAGGTCGAGACTTCTCAACAGATGCTCCGGCTCCTACACCGAACGAGAATCACGACGATAAAAGAGGAGGGACGTTGTCCCGATGTTAATGGGAGAACAATGGCGTTTGTCTCCGGTGTTTGGAGCAAACCGGTCTCCTGGCGAATTGCCAGCAGCTGCAGCTGGGAGCCAGGCATTTAACAGCCGTCAACGAACCCAgtccaaactggcagaaaaactcCAAACGAAGCTTCCACACTAAAACAGCCGCTCACACACATGTCCAAGAGACAATTCGAACCAACTCCAAAGTTTCTCATGAACTTAATACAGCAGATTTTCCTCGATTTCTCCCAGCTCATTCAGAACAGctccacgctgtgtctgaccctgggagtgtgtgttgggatgatgtggagggagattcactctgtgtctgacacaggaaTTGTGCGATGGGACAGCCTGGAGGGAGATTTTCTCAATGTCTGACCTGCAATTGTGTTATTATACAGTGTGGAGGGAATTCTcttggtgtctgaccccggtagtgggTGATTTCatggtgtggaaagagattctctcaatgtctgaccctgtgagtgtgtaatgggacgaggTGTAGgtaggttcactctgtgtctgacaccggtagtgtgcgatgggatggtgcggagagaacttcactgtctcagaacccgggagtgtgtgatgggacggtggagaGGGAGATTTACTGTGTTTCTGACCCCCAGGTGTATGTAATGGGACGATATAaaaggagcttcactcagtgtctgaccctggagggttctgatgggatgatgtggagtaaaccacactctctgtctgacacagagattgtgtgatggtacgatgcggagggagcttcactctgcgtctgacccagagACTGTGTGATGCGACATTgcagagggatcttcactctgtatctgatccgtggagagtgtgatggggcCCTGTAGAGGGgcatacactctgtgtctgaccctctgCTGTTTCCGACCGTTGAGGACGCAGGTCTGATAGTATACCGTATATGAGCTTCCAATCTCTTTTGTCGATTTTGTCTGCAAAGCCAGGAGAGTGCTCAGGGAGGTTGGGGTCAGGAGAGTGGGCGTATCTCGGGTGCGAGGAAGCGGTGGTCAGCCTGGATAGGGATGGGGAGTGAAGAGATCATGGGGACTAGACAATCTCAGCCTGGAACTGAGGCGCAGCTGTAACacttcattgtgtgtgtgtggttccctgtgtgtgtgtgtgtgtgtgtgtgtgtgtgtgtgtgtgtgtgtgtgtgtgtgtgtgtgtgtgtgtgtgtgtgtgtgtgtgtgtgtgtatgtgtggttccctgtgtctgtgtctgtgtggttccctgtgtgtgtgtgtggttcccTGTGCTACAGTTCCAAGGTGAACATAGTAAGAGTCTCCTTTGTAATCAGTTTCAACTCGAGAACTCTTTTGGTATATCTCACACTGCAGAGACGTGTTTTCtccccgtgtctgaccccgggagtgtgtgatgggacggtgttgaggtagcttcactctgtgtctgtccccaggagtgtgtgatggacggtgtggaaggagcttcactctgagtctgaccacgggagtgtgtgatgggatgatgttgAGGGatcttcaccctgtgtctgaccccgggagtgtgtgatgggtcggtgtggagggagattcactctgtgtctgaccccgggagtgtgtgatgggacgatgtggttggagcttcaccctgtgctGAATGCCGGTATTCCATCCCGCATCCCATTCGTACTTGGGACCTCAGTGAAATCACGTCTGACATTACAGTAGATGTTAACTGTCTGTGGGCACCTAGTCTCTGAGACGCTGCTGTACCAATGTGAGGAGCTCAGAGCCATTATTGCAGTTCACCGAGTGTGGGGAGCAGCAGTAACCCCAGGTCACTGTTTCTCCTCTAGTGAGACTCAGGTCCGACACCAATGCAGGAAGTTACAGcgatttattgatttcatcatgacaaatgtaaattaaggAATGTGTGAACTGGACAGGACGCAGAATCATGTCACTGCGGCACCGCCTCTGAGATCACAGAGCGCTCGGCTGAAGCCAGGATCTGTTAGAACAGTTAGAAATTAAACGTGTGTTGCAGGAAATCGGCCAACATGTCCTCATTCAGCGAGcagggatgttcacacattcagatgtttacaactccactctcagtcctggtctgggttcctgcagagatctcagttccctCTCTCCTGTTGGACTGAACCGATTCCAgtgcagcctgaaacagatgggagaataaagatgaaataaacagattacacaacagtgtcagtaacaggggactggggttaatgtttcaacaatactcacagacaaatatcaccagaaaatccgcagatccgctgatatttcatcacattgaacattaacacaaactcTCACCAGATccgctccagactcgggagggtcagtatgaggcggcggagagcggggacagatcggtctgtcagcgagtttaatcccaggtccagctccgtcagtgatgggtttgtactgagagcggagacgagatcctcggcacctgAATCCCTGAGACCGACATtgtacagcctggagatgagagagaggacacagagagacaggagacggtacaaatccccagtgtttatcagtaacgcAAGTACTGATCACATTAGTGTTCAGTGTTAggcacccagtgactgtaaacacaatctcccacagtctggtacttaccacagtttctgtattttacactctgggttcctcagagccgcagaaaCCAGTTTcgctcctgaatctcccagtttattttcACTCagatccagctccgtcagtgatgggtttgttctGAGAGCAGAGACGAGATCctcgacaccagaatctgtgagactgaCATCCCTCAGCCTGCAGATgacagagagtgagggtgaaggacacagagagacaggagacggtacaaatccccagtctttatcagtaacacaattactgattacattgatgttcagtgtcagacacccaatgACTGTGAActcaatctcccacagtctggtactaaCCCCAGTTTcagtattttacactccgggttcctcagagctacagacaccagtttcactcctgaatctcccagtttattacgaTCCATGTTCAGATCCATCAGTGATCGGTTTGTTCCGAGAGCGGAGGCAAGATTCTCGGCACCAGAAACTGTGAGATCGACATTGTCCAACCTGGAGATGAGAgaaggtgaaggacacagagagaggagGTGGTACAAATTCCCAGAGTTTATCAGTACctcaattactgatcacattagtgttcagtgtcagacacctagtgactgtaaacacaatctcccacagtctggtacttaccccagtctctgtattttacactccgggttcctcagagccgcagaaaCCAGTTTCATTCCTGAATCTCGCAATTCATTCCCcgcaagtctaaacacaaacagacagattgcTGAACAAATTGATGAATTGATGAGGGTCTGAGGGAATTACTCTCAATCAGTTATTTCAGTAACCACTatacccttcagtaaatcactgatcggtgttcccatcactgtcaatgtccctctctgcccagctccagggtattcaccgaaTATCAGTAATTTAAACTGTTGGTGTGACCCTGTAAAATACACATATTCTGTCTCATTTCTGACGGTTAGAGAAGTGTTATTGGCCTGAGAGCATCAGAAGGGGCAGGGATGAATGATGGaaggaagtcccacagtgagcaAAATTTATGATTGGGAGACTGTCGATGGGAATGGTGGAAGAGACCGCACCTGAGGAAAACtcgatgggaagagagatcccacaggaggaaagaggATGGGAAAAGTtaatcctacaagacgagaggatgcagaaaaagACTGCACGGAAGAGGTGGAACTGAACTGAGACCCACAGTCGGGAGAGAAGATGCGCCCATGGGGTCTGGGTATCTCGTagtgagcacagtcacacaggtggactgatggtgatagtcacacacggggaagggcaggggaggacaatctcacaatggtatttctttccttctcactgggacagtctgctgacatTCTCTTGTCCCTtaccgggaagggggtgtgaagctctgacccacctgccacagtcagtgtcggtctgggtgtcaataacagtgagaaggaacattgtcaatggacgtgtcacaggctgAGAAAAACACGACCATTCCTGTGATTTAATATCATTAAACCAAAGGCCAATGTTCTCTGAACTGACAAAGTCTCCAACAGCCCTTCACAAGGAATCACAGAAACCTCCTGTATTTGGGGAATTAGTGGCCAATCACCAGGGCATTTGACACAATTCTTCAGAACCTCATTTACTATAGTTTTAACCAAATCCCTtgacattgaaacaacacaatggaacagtttcacagaTCAGAGTGAGATAAGTCAAGTTACCTCaaatcctggcacttgtgcagcccgggtccgagccgctggattccttcactcTGAATGAGGCAGTACTCCAggttgaggtgttttattgtatcacagagtccgatgacatgagacaggaccgcgcagtcaatcggggtcagtgtcattccacggaatgaaagtgattccattgattccagtgcggcctgagccagtccaagattctgagactcaaacaggtagtgcaatgtgttcaggaggctccttttaccagcttcactctctgtgATGGAACGCTGGTGTTTAACcttctccttcacccagtcaatcacccggcaggttatttgaagaggaaatggacccagaaactcttCCAGGCCCCGagttgtcattggggaggagaggccAGCAACAAAACGAAGAAATACCTCAAACCgtccatctgtcgtgttgtgggcttcaTTGAGGAATTTCatgatatccccgggatgtggattcaggaattgtgctactgcagctacaaactcttggatggtgaggtgtgggaatgtgtataCCACAcaccgggcagaatcctctctctccaaaagctccatcaggaatccggacaggaactgggaaggctgcagattgtacttgatcaaatctccatctgtaaacacaatcttcttctcggacactcatctgaaggccatctgaccaaccctgagtaacacatcacgggggttctcaatctcacggccgtggtttttcaggatgttgtaaatatagtaggagtacagttgggtgatggtcttgggaactcgctgcgggtccctgactctttgtgtgaagaaggggcccagtgccagagcgagaatccagcagtaggaggggttgtagctcatggtgcacaggatctcattctccttcacatatttgaaaacagctgccgccaccgtctgatcttcaaaatgcctgatgaaatattccttcctttCCTCACCACCCAATCccaggatttcaacccagatactgatctctgccttttccaataCATGTAATGCAGTGGGGCGGGtagtcaccagcactgaacaccctgggagcagcttgccttggattaaactgtacacaatgtcagacacttcacaccaccactcgggatctgggcactggtgctttgGTTCGGTGTCTCTCCGACTGTCCGCAAAATCGattctgtgtttgaattcatccaaaccatcgaatataaacagcaacccctctgggttcttccagacctctctcaggatattcccaaagtaaggatactgatccagaatcagttccttcaggtttattctgcagttaatggagtttaaatcccggaatttgaaactgaagacaaactggaattgttggtatattttccccgtggcccagtcataaacaatcttttgtaccattgttgttttcccgatccccgggactccagccactgctgccgaactcccagttttggatttactccgggaaaagctgctctggagtaactgatcagtccggattttttccaaCTCTCTGCAgagatgtttctgtctccactcctcgtggtctctgcctcttgccagcagctcatgttccaccagtgtccgatctcgaacagtagaaatgaccgtgagctcagcgtatcgatcaaccagctggaaaaccttctccttctccctcatcaggatcgtgttcactctcagtgtttcagtttgtgcccgcagagtctccttgtgtttctgttgaacatcttccacgggaacagagaacatagtcaAAATGTTAAATGGTTCAGCGGACAAAGAATATTATAActgcatttcaacattcagtgtttgagattacatgaattaattcaatgcttacatggatattaggacagaaagtaaaattctgttcacagacacCGGAATTGACAGCGATGGATGTCTCAGAAAATGTCCAATACTCATATTCAGGTACTAGTTATTTGTGAAGGTGAACATTCCCCTTATATCCTATTCCAATCCTGACTGCACTCCTgttacaacaacatttcactatattttaagcattgtttgcatcattaacagacgatgttaatgttgatctggtatggaaatatggagagcaggacactgtgAATTTTGGCAAAGCTGCACACTGGGGAGTCCACTGCTCTTACATCACAACAGGAGCAGAATATACGGGAAATACTCAAGTCGGGCAGCGGTTGAGGGAGAATCACAGTGAAATTGCGGATCGATAACCCATCAGAATGACAGGAAAGAAAATGGGTAGTTTTCAATCGCAgtgatggaggattggtggaAAGATGGAATCTGTGTTAATGGAAGAAGCCACAAGCGTCTGTCTCAGTGATGTACATCGTAtttgtgggagagggtggtgaagtcttggcaactgctactcatcagtcttgctgtggtggtgtggggcgctgtcttctgaggcctccgtctgtcaaagtcgaccatggatgtcctGACCGTTTCATTTCCATTCAGCGATGTCTACCCATTATCATATTTGCATATGCTtgtatggagtgctgaatcctccttgcgttgatgaaaatatatccttagagctaattgtggatttcagaaagggtaagatgagggagcacaacacaccaatcctcacagaaggATCTGAAATGGAGAGTGtgggcaatttcaaattcctggctgtcaatatctccgaGTATCTAACCTGGAGCCAATATATGGATGCAGCCACAAAGAAactacaacagtggctatatttcatcaggagtttccaacatcactcgaatatttctacagatgtaacttggagagcattgtaactggctgcatcaccgtctggttcatGGGGACCACTTCACAGGATTGGAGTAAgtcacacattcagcgattcaggaacaacttcacctctgccatccagtttccgAATGGACATTCAACCCCTCGATAGTGCCTCACAAATCATCTGTGGAATATCATCCAGACAGCGAAACGACAATACCGAGACAGGATTCAGGCacagctctccaccaacaacacacacagcttagagcaaggtctgcacaccatcctagacttcaaagctaagtgcagtggtgctgccagcatcgctgcctctctcccagatgagctgaatCTTTTTTACGCTCGATTCGAtatcgccaacactgagcccccgaggtgagccgacaaagcgacctgcaccttggtcatctctgaggctgaagttcgcaggtgtttccaacgagtggacagttgcaagcctgcgggaccggacggcatcccagggcgggtactcaggatgtgcacggcGCAACTGGCAGATGGGTTTacggatatttttaatctctccctctccaagtgtagagtgccctcctgtttcaaaacatccaccattgtccctgtacctaaaacgaCGAAGGCAACATGTCTGAACGTCTGGCGTCCTGTCgctctcacctcaataacaagcaaatgctttgagaggcggATCAAGGACTACACCTGCCgcatgctgccacc from the Hemitrygon akajei unplaced genomic scaffold, sHemAka1.3 Scf000096, whole genome shotgun sequence genome contains:
- the LOC140723016 gene encoding NACHT, LRR and PYD domains-containing protein 3-like; this encodes MELLEREDSARCVVYTFPHLTIQEFVAAVAQFLNPHPGDIMKFLNEAHNTTDGRFEVFLRFVAGLSSPMTTRGLEEFLGPFPLQITCRVIDWVKEKVKHQRSITESEAGKRSLLNTLHYLFESQNLGLAQAALESMESLSFRGMTLTPIDCAVLSHVIGLCDTIKHLNLEYCLIQSEGIQRLGPGLHKCQDLRLAGNELRDSGMKLVSAALRNPECKIQRLGLDNVDLTVSGAENLASALGTNRSLMDLNMDRNKLGDSGVKLVSVALRNPECKILKLGLRDVSLTDSGVEDLVSALRTNPSLTELDLSENKLGDSGAKLVSAALRNPECKIQKLWLYNVGLRDSGAEDLVSALSTNPSLTELDLGLNSLTDRSVPALRRLILTLPSLERIWLHWNRFSPTGERELRSLQEPRPGLRVEL